A single region of the Salvia splendens isolate huo1 chromosome 18, SspV2, whole genome shotgun sequence genome encodes:
- the LOC121775845 gene encoding zinc finger CCCH domain-containing protein 1-like, translating to MKNKEEIAAMAGEEADGAAAECNFFRKPSKGKNIRKRTAVEEAEGEEEDSNSGSAVVYKKKQAAADNKLLFSSGPLKTSKGSEPEKQKETVFEYESSREIQVQNDSRATATLETETDFSRDARAIRERVLKQAEAALKGKNKSAGDEKLYKGLHGYTDYKARERLLKENDIANNVLANFCLFLSSRCKINFITCIDFSFLMILLYIEQLVMYSQRTSLHILLPC from the exons ATGAAGAACAAAGAGGAAATCGCGGCTATGGCGGGAGAGGAAGCTGATGGAGCCGCCGCCG AGTGTAATTTCTTTAGGAAGCCATCAAAGGGGAAGAACATAAGGAAACGAACCGCCGTTGAAGAGGCGGAAGGCGAAGAAGAAGATTCTAACTCTGGGAGCGCAGTGGTGTATAAGAAGAAACAGGCTGCCGCTGACAACAAGCTGCTCTTTTCTAGTGGTCCGTTGAAGACTTCGAAAGGGTCTGAGCCTGAAAAACAGAAAGAAACTGTCTTTGAGTATGAGTCATCCAGAGAAATTCAGGTCCAAAATGATAGTAGGGCGACTGCCACTTTAGAGACAGAGACCGACTTCTCAAGGGATGCCCGGGCGATTAGAGAGCGTGTTCTGAAGCAAGCTGAAGCGGCATTGAAGGGCAAGAACAAGAGTGCTGGAGACGAGAAGTTGTATAAAGGGTTACATGGGTATACAGATTATAAGGCAAGAGAAAGGCTGCTGAAGGAAAATGACATCGCAAATAATGTTTTGGCAAATTTCTGTTTGTTTTTGTCTTCTCGTTGTAAGATCAATTTTATTACTTGTATCGACTTTTCCTTTTTGATGATACTGTTGTATATTGAACAATTAGTCATGTATTCTCAGAGAACAAGCCTTCACATATTATTGCCATGTTGA
- the LOC121776341 gene encoding abscisic acid receptor PYL3-like — protein sequence MEAECVSVSRYHRHQPCEHQCSSCVVKHIKAPVDIVWSLVRRFDQPQKYKPFVSRCIVQGDLKIGSVREVNVKSGLPATTSTERLEMLNDQEHILGVKFVGGDHRLKNYSSITTVHHDVIDGTEGTKVIESFVVDVPNGNTQDETCYFVKALINCNLKSLADVSERMAMRGLVSTSQPPTLH from the exons ATGGAGGCAGAGTGTGTAAGTGTGAGTAGATACCACCGGCATCAGCCTTGCGAGCATCAGTGCTCTTCTTGCGTGGTCAAGCACATCAAGGCGCCAGTTGACATT GTTTGGTCGTTGGTTAGGAGATTCGATCAGCCACAGAAGTACAAGCCCTTTGTTAGTCGGTGCATTGTGCAAGGTGATCTGAAGATTGGGAGTGTTAGAGAGGTCAATGTGAAGTCGGGACTCCCTGCAACAACGAGCACTGAGAGGTTGGAAATGCTCAATGATCAAGAACATATACTCGGAGTCAAGTTTGTCGGTGGTGATCATAGACTTAAG AATTACTCGTCAATAACCACAGTCCATCACGATGTAATTGATGGGACGGAAGGGACAAAAGTTATCGAATCATTTGTCGTGGATGTGCCCAATGGGAATACTCAAGACGAAACGTGCTACTTCGTGAAAGCTTTAATCAACTGCAACCTCAAGTCTTTGGCTGATGTCTCAGAAAGAATGGCAATGAGAGGACTAGTTTCCACTAGCCAACCACCTACTCTACATTGA